The genomic interval ATCAAATACTGAGGGCATATTGGCTAAAAATTCAGACTTCCATCGGCTTATTAACTGCTGGCTTACTTCGTATTTATTAGAGATTTCGACCAGGGTGTTTTCCTCGCGGAGAACCTCCAATACTATTTTCGCTTTTTCTTCAGGGCTGTACTTTTTTCGTTTATTCATACCTCCATTTTATCTTAGTTTTTAAATTTTGTGTCCAACCCTATGGGTACATTTTAGATGGCCGCAGCTTTTTTTAATATGGTTACTGATTCCTCTAAATCTTTATTCCTGCGCTTTTATGCTCTTAATTCAGCTTCCAGCCATAATCTTTGCCTTGTCGCTACAGATCGATCACTTTCTTTTGCCAATCTTACAGCATCTTTCCTAAATTCAGCATCATAGATTTTCCAGTGTTACCCATAATTTCATCCTCCCCACAGTTGTTATTTTACCTAACTACCGTGTGTCTGACAAATCGGGTATATCCCACCTTTTCGCCCAGCAACTTTTTAAGTTTTTCGTTTTCAGATTTAAGTACTTTTGAACTTTGATTATGTCCATTGCCATAAGGAGAACCAGCAGCTAATTTATTTTGTTTTTCATGTTCCCCAACCCAACGGCTGACCATATTTACGGATAAATCGTGCTTACGGGCAACTATAGCAGCGTTGTCCACTTCAAGAGATTCTTTAACAACCTGGTCTTTAAATTCTTTGTGTGTACCTTTTACGTTTCATTTTGCCCCCTCCTGTTTTTAAAGGTA from Methanofastidiosum sp. carries:
- a CDS encoding transposase gives rise to the protein MNKRKKYSPEEKAKIVLEVLREENTLVEISNKYEVSQQLISRWKSEFLANMPSVFD